One Hippoglossus hippoglossus isolate fHipHip1 chromosome 13, fHipHip1.pri, whole genome shotgun sequence genomic window carries:
- the glod4 gene encoding glyoxalase domain-containing protein 4 → MALRRALHFVFKVGDRTKTATFYRDVLGMKVLRHEEFEEGCKATCNGPYDGKWSKTMVGFGPEEDHFVAELTYNYGVGEYQLGTDFLGLTVQSSQAVSNAKRLGWPLTEVGEALYLTQAPGGYHFYLLDKEQPPNDPVLKVCLGVSDLQRSTHYWTTLLGMKVMDKNEEKKTVLMGFADTQCKLELRDISGTVDHGTAFGRIAFSCPREQLPDIEALMKKENQKILTPLVSLDTPGKATVEVVILADPDSHEICFVGDEAFRQLSTVDPKGNDLLDKAMAEDKSDEWFAKHNRQKAAA, encoded by the exons ATGGCTTTGAGACGAGCGCTGCATTTTGTCTTCAAAGTTGGCGACAGGACCAAAACAGCCACGTTCTACCGAGATGTTCTGGGCATGAAG GTTTTACGCCACGAGGAGTTTGAAGAAGGCTGCAAAGCAACTTGCAATGG GCCCTACGACGGGAAGTGGAGCAAGACGATGGTTGGCTTCGGTCCAGAGGAGGACCATTTTGTAGCTGAGCTGACCTACAACTATGGGGTGGGAGAGTATCAGCTTGGCACTGACTTCCTG GGCCTCACTGTGCAGTCGAGCCAAGCTGTCAGCAACGCCAAGCGTCTGGGGTGGCCCCTCACTGAGGTGGGGGAGGCTCTGTATCTGACCCAGGCTCCAGGAGGGTATCACTTCTACCTGCTGGACAAGGAGCAGCCTCCTAATG ACCCTGTGCTGAAGGTTTGTCTCGGAGTATCAGACCTCCAGAGGTCAACGCACTACTGGACCACGCTCTTAGGAATGAAAGTGATGGACAagaatgaggaaaagaaaacggTGCTGATGGGATTCGCAGACACACAA TGCAAACTAGAGCTTCGTGATATCAGTGGAACTGTGGATCATGGAACAGCGTTTGGGAGGATTGCGTTTTCATGCCCACGGGAGCAA CTGCCTGACATTGAAgccttgatgaaaaaagaaaatcagaagaTTCTCACTCCATTAGTCAGCCTGGACACTCCTGGAAAAGCCACAGTAGAAGTGGTGATCTTGGCTGACCCA GACAGTCATGAGATTTGCTTCGTGGGAGATGAGGCGTTCAGGCAGCTGTCCACGGTGGACCCCAAAGGAAATGACCTCCTCGACAAG GCGATGGCTGAAGATAAAAGTGACGAGTGGTTTGCCAAGcacaacagacagaaagctGCAGCGTGA
- the mrm3a gene encoding rRNA methyltransferase 3A, mitochondrial gives MAAYMRNVMLLVSREQTAFLSRGCGAAVTSKRYVRGLRRKPVRVLYPDAEEDPGPKTKPQPRFEDQHERRVKKEVEKKKEVKKKEVKVTAAAEHHEDRGSVRNRRNEPPVSVSKDQVDDVRFERAAPGDKRLARLVSVARSRTFREHQGKILLEGRRLICDALDAGANPQMVFFSTVDRLRELPLDKLKRATLVKVKFEEIKIWSDLVAPQGVIAIFSRPDPSKLNFANTDHSVPLSLICDNVRDPGNLGTMLRCAAAAGCHNVLLTKGCVDAWEPKVLRAAMGAHFRLPIYPNLSWDAIENHLPKPVTVQVADSGCGPDRSRETEDLEANVSHKPSKAGDYGWVSTRRSQSDVRFEEYDSDSDDEGLSLPRVDAKLYHESWAQSPTALVIGGETNGLSLEAVELAEKTGGQRLFIPVVPDVDSLNSAMAASILLFEGRKQLLKLIQSGRKWKTKAEGQLP, from the exons atgGCAGCCTACATGAGGAACGTGATGCTTCTTGTCTCCAGAGAACAAACCGCTTTTCTATCCAGAGGCTGCGGTGCTGCTGTGACATCTAAACGATATGTCCGCGGGCTGAGGAGGAAACCGGTCCGAGTTCTGTACCCCGACGCTGAGGAGGATCCAGGGCCGAAGACCAAGCCACAGCCCCGGTTTGAAGATCAGCATGAGAGGAGGgtgaagaaggaggtggagaagaagaaggaggtgaagaagaaggaggtgaaggtcacagcagcagcagagcatcaTGAGGACAGAGGCTCCGTGAGAAACAGGAGGAACGAACCTCCAGTGTCTGTCAGCAAGGACCAGGTCGATGACGTGCGCTTTGAGAGAGCTGCTCCTGGAGACAAGAGGCTGGC GAGGTTAGTGAGTGTTGCTCGTTCCAGGACGTTTCGAGAGCACCAGGGTAAGATCCTCCTGGAGGGCAGGCGTTTGATCTGCGACGCCCTGGATGCTGGTGCCAACCCGCAGATGGTGTTCTTCAGTACCGTGGATCGGCTCCGAGAGCTGCCCCTTGACAAGCTGAAGAGGGCCACGCTAGTCAAAGTCAAGTTCGAGGAAATTAAGATCTGGTCCGACCTTGTGGCTCCACAGGGGGTGATCG ccatATTTTCTCGTCCGGACCCATCGAAGCTAAACTTCGCAAATACAGATCATTCAGTGCCGCTGTCCCTGATATGCGACAACGTCCGAGACCCAGGCAACCTTGGGACAATGCTgcgatgtgctgctgctgctggatgccATAATGTCCTGCTCACGAAAG GTTGTGTTGATGCTTGGGAGCCCAAAGTTCTGCGAGCGGCTATGGGCGCACATTTCCGACTGCCCATCTATCCCAATCTGAGCTGGGATGCTATTGAAAATCATCTCCCTAAACCTGTGACTGTCCAAGTGGCCGACAGCGGCTGTGGCCCTGACAGAAGTAGAGAAACCGAAGATTTGGAAGCTAACGTCTCCCACAAACCCTCAAAAGCAGGAGACTATGGCTGGGTCAGCACAAGGCGTAGTCAGAGTGACGTGCGGTTTGAGGAATACGACTCGGACTCTGATGACGAGGGCCTTTCACTCCCCAGAGTGGACGCCAAGCTGTACCACGAGAGCTGGGCTCAGAGTCCCACTGCTCTTGTGATTGGCGGCGAGACAAACGGTCTGAGTCTCGAAGCGGTGGAGTTGGCTGAGAAAACTGGAGGTCAGAGGCTCTTTATTCCTGTCGTTCCTGATGTGGACAGCTTGAATTCAGCCATGGCCGCCAGCATCCTTTTGTTTGAAGGCAGGAAGCAGCTGTTAAAACTCATCCAATCTGGAAGGAAATGGAAAACTAAAGCTGAGGGGCAGCTACCATGA